The DNA sequence TCGAGCTGCTTCTCGTCCAGGTCCGCCGCGAAGCCGTTGATGATGGAGTACTGGTGCCGGGTCTTCACCTCAGCCATCACATTCCCCAGCGTGCTGAACTGGGCCCCGTCCCGCAGCTTGACGATGTAGGCGCCCGGAATGGCCTTGCCCGGCTCGGCCTTGAGCAGCGGCGCCTGCGTCTGCCCGAGCTCCGACGCCTCGAGCGAGTCCATGTCGTTCATCTCACCGCCACAAGCGGCCAGGGCAAGGACAGAGCCGAGAAACAGCGTATTGCGCGCGTTCTTCATGGGGAGCTCCTTGGACTGCGGGGGGGATGGGGCTGCGACGCGCGGCAAAGTACAGAATCTCATAAACCAGGACAAGCCCTGAAAACTGAAAAACGAAGCTTTACTTGTCGGAGCAACGACTACACCGCGAGTGCGTCCCAGTCGTTGGGCTGGAAGAGGCGCGCTCCCAGCCGCTCGCACACCTCGGGGTGAGCCTGTGCCGCCGCGCCCCCCACCCACACGGGGCAGTCCGGGGGGAGCGCCGCCAGCAGTTCGGCCAGTTGCCGCTCGAAGGCCTTGGCGCCCGGGTCCATCACCGCGGACAGTCCCACCACGTCGGGCCGCAGCTCGGCCACCAGTTGCCCGAGGTCCCGGGCCGGCACGCGCTGGCCCAGGAGTGTCACTCGGAGTCCGGCATGGCGCAGCCGCAGCGCCGCGCCCAGCAGCCCCACCTCGTGCTGCTCTTCCGGGAAGCACGCCAGCACCGCGTGACGCGCGCCCTCGTTCTCCGGCGCCGCGTGCAGCAGGCTCACCAGGCGCGCGCGCACCACCTGGGAGACCAGGTGCTCCTGCGCCACCGTGAGCGCTCCCGCATGCCAGCGGTCACCCACCTCTCGCTGCACCGGGGCCAGCACCTCGTCGAAGGCCTTCAGCGGTGGCAGCGCCGCGAGCACCTCATCCAGCACCTCGGCCACCTGCCGCTGGTCGTACGCCAGGGCGGCCTGGAGTACCCGCGCGCGCCAGCCCTCCACCGCCGTGCCGCTGACCTCCACGGGCGGCTGCCGGGGCCGCCGGACGGGCTCCGCCTCCCGTCCGGGGAGCAGCTTCACCGCCTCGCTGATGGGCACGCCCTCTTCCGTCAGTTGCTTGAGCCGCTTGAGCACCTCCACGTCCGCGTCCGTGTACATGCGATAGCCCGAGGGCGTGCGCTGGGGCCGCGGCACCCCGTAGCGGCGCTCCCAGGCGCGGATCAGCTCCTCGCGCACTCCGGAAAGCCGCGCGGCGACGTGGATGCGGTGGGTGCGCTCAGCCATGCAGCGGGAGCTCAGGTCCGATTCGAGGCGCCGCGAGCCTGCTGCCACAGGGCAATCAGCTCATCGGCTGACTCAGCATACTGCGCGCCGAGCGAGAAGACCGTCTTCAGGTGCTCGCGCACGCCCGGCCCGCCCACCACCACCTGCGTCGGCGCGCAGGCTCGCATCGCCTCCGTCAGCACCTCCGACACCTCCGCCGCGTCGCGGCTGCGCACGAAGGACAGCGCGACGAGCTCCGGGTGGACCTGGGCACACGCGCCACGCAGCGCCTCGGCCGGGGTGTCGGCGCCCAGCATCGTCACCCGCCAGCCCCGGCGCTTGAGGTGCAGGCCCAGCGCCAGGAGGCCCCCCTCGTGGTGGTCCCTGGCCGGACACGCCAACACCACCCGAGGGCCCTCGGGCCGCTGCTCCTCGCTGTCCAGCAGCGCGCGCAGCCGCTGGCGGATGAGCGCCGAGGCCAGGTGCTCGCGGGCGATGTCCAGGCGCATCCCCATCTCGCGCAGCAGCGGCAGCAGGAAGCCGTTGCAGTACACCTCCACCTCCATGGAGGCCTGTCCCTCGTCCAGCACCCGCCGCAGCTCGTCCGCGTCCATCACCATCACCGCGGACCAGAAGCGCTCGGAGAGCCGCTCTCCCGTGGGCAGCCCCTGCACCGGCGTGGTCTTCACCTGGGCGATGGCCTCGCTGACCGACAGCCCCTCGGAGATGTGGCGGGCCACGCGGCGGATGTTCTCCACCTCCTCGCGCGTGTAGGCCCGGTAGTTGTTCTCGCTGCGGTGCGGGCGCGGAAAGCCGTAGCGGCGCTCCCACGCGCGCAGCGTCGCCTCGCGGATGCCCGTCAGCCGGGCGATGGTGCGAATGCGCAGGAGTGTCATGCCCGAATCCCCCGCACCGTGTCCCAGCGCTCGGCCACCCCGCTGCCTCCCGACACCCTCCGGGTGAAGCCCTCGAGGCTCGTGGCGGCGGCCACCTTGCGCACCACCGCCTCCAGGTTGTCCTGGAAGAGCTCCAGCTCGCCGGGCGCGTGCGGCGCTCCTACCTCCACCAGCACGTCCGGCCGCTCGTGCTCGAAGAAGGCATAGCGCAGCGCCACCGGCACGCACTCCGCCCGGCCGACTCGCGCCAGCAGCTCCACCCCGCGCCGCAACTTCAATGGCAGCACGCCGAAGGGCCGCAGCTCCCCTTCCGGGAAGAGGCACACCGCCGCGCGCGGCCGGCTCAGCAGCTCGCGCGCATAGCGCAGCGACTCCAGCGAGGAGGCCGCCTCTCCGGGACGGATGCTGAAGGCGCCCAGCCGCGAGAGGAAGCGGTAGCGGGCGAGGTTCTTCTCCTCCATGAGGCAGTACGCGTCCCAGCCCGCCGCGCGCGAGAGCTGGTGCAGCACGAAGCCGTCCCACCAGCTCGTGTGGTTCACGTAGACCAGACGGCCCTCCGCTCCCGTGGGCAGCGCGCCGCGCACCCACAGGCCTCGGAAGGTGGAGCGGAACTTCCACCCCACGTACCCGTCCAGCAGCCAGCCCAGTGGCCCCCCTTTGGCCGCGCCAATCACGGCACCCGAGCCTCCTTCGCGCTCACCAACGCCGTGAACAGCGCCAGCCCGAGCGATACCAGGAGGCTCGTCAGCACGAAGAAGAGCACCTCCTCCAGCGGCACCTTGCCCACGTACACCCCCAGGTGCCGGCCCTCGCCGAAGTTCCAGATGCCCGCGGAGATGGCCAGGTGGTCCGCCACCGAGAGGTAACCGCCGATGATGAACGCCGGGGGCAGCACCGCCCTCAGCACCGCCCCCGTGCGCTCCTTGTAGTGGCGCGCCAGGAAGAAGAGCTGCACGAGGATGACCGGCCCCGTCCAGACCAGCAGGTGCAGCAGATAGGCCCAGCGCGACTCCAAGAGCTCGCTCATGGCGTGGCCTCCAGGGCTCGCGCCAGCCGCGCCCGCGCCCACAGGCCCACCAGCAGCGTCTGCAGCCCGAAGAAGAGGTACTCCTCGAGCGGGAGGTAGCCCAGCTTGATGCCCCAGATGCGCTCGGGGTCGAAGCCCCACAGCCCCCACTTCACCGCCATGTTGTCCCAGGGCGTCGTCGCCACGTAGACCACCACCAGCAGCAGCCCCATCGGCAACAGGCTCCGCGCCGTGAACGTCTTGCGGTAGCGCACCGCCAGGAAGGCGATGGGCAACACCACGAACACTGCCAGGAAGCTCGCGTACGTCATCCCGGACCTCCGCTGAGTTCGGGCCACACCGGGGCCATGCGTCCTCCGCGCTCCAGCGCGTAGGTGCGGCCCCTCCAGGTCACCGTGCCCGCGCGCCACGTGGAGCGCAGGAATGCCATGAGCAGGAGCGCCTCTCCGAGCAGCCAGGCCGTGGCCACCGTGAGGGCTCCGGGCGAAGGGAGCGAGGGCGAGGGCCGCGTGAGCACCGTCAGCCGCCACGACAGCAGCGTGCGCACCGTCACCAGCACGCCCGTGGCCGCCGCCAGCTCCCACGAGCCCAGCACCGCCGCCAGCGCCGCCAGCGGCAGCGTCGGCGTGAAGAGCAGCGGCACCGTCGGGTACAGCTCCGGCCGGTGGCTCGCCAGCACCTGCATCCACCGCGTGAAGCGCTCCACCGCTGGCCGCCAGGAGCCCATCGGCTCCATCGGCACCAGCGCCGGCACCTCCGCCAGCGCTACCTCCAGCCCTCGCGCATGGAGTCGCCGGGCCAGCTCCAGGTCCTCGCCAATGTGGTCCCCCAGCGCGCCCAGCTCCTCCATCGCCACCGGAGAGAGCCCCAGCGCCTTGCCACACACCGCCTTGGCTCCCGCGCTCATCGCGTGCAGGGCGAGGAAGCTGTGGTGGCTGTGCCGCAGCAGGCCCGCCACCGCCCGCGCCACCATGCCCCGCGCACCCACCGGTGTCGGCGCCGCCGTGCTCAGCGCCGCGCCCGCCTCCACCGGCGCCGCCAGGGCCTCCACCAGCGCGCCCGTCACCGCCACGTCCGCGTCCACCGCCAGCACCACCCGCCCCTGCGTCCGCAGCGCGCCCAGCGCATATAGAAGGTGGCCCACCTTCCGGTTCGGCGTCGGCGGATCGCTCGGCAGCCAGCGCACCCCCGGCCCCAGCCGAGGCCGGTACGGGGACACCACCACCTGCTCCAGCGCTCCCGCGTAGTCCACCGGCTGCGCGAGGTTCTCCAGCTCTCGCTCCGTCGGCGCATCCACCGGCCGCAGCAACAGCACCGGCACCCGCGTCCCCTTCCCCCCGGCGCGCCGAGGCCGCAGCAGCCGCCCCAGCGCCACCGCGCTGAAGCCCGTGGCCAGCACCGCCCAGGCCAGGCCCACCACCGCCACCGGGCTCATGAGCGGCTCTCCACGCGCGTGCGGAAGTGCGCCATCCACCGAATGAGCGGCGAGTGGAAGCGGCGGAAGTCCGCCACCTCGCCCAGGGTGTCCCAGCCGTCCTGCCGCGCCTCCACCCGCGCGTAGAAGGGCGAGGACTCCAGGAAGCGCGGCGCTCCCACCACCGTGTTGCCCGTCCGCAGTTGCCGGGGCACCCGAAGCCCCCAGCCCGTGAGCTCCGTGGGCGTGCGCTCCAGGCCCGCGCTCCGCTCGCACAGCACCCCGCGAGGCCCCGCCGTCACCCGCACCGGCGCCACGCCCTCGGGCAGCACGTAGTCCACCACCGTCTCCCGCTCTCCGTGCGTGCGCGCCCAGTGCCACCCGGGCAGCCGCTCGCCCAGCAGCTCCTCGCCGTGGTTCGTGTCGTGGTAGCCCAACCCCTCCGCGAAGAGTCCCTCGGTGGCCACCTCCAGGCGCGCTCGGGAGCGCGGCGCCATCGGCTGCCACCAGTGCGGCAGCCCCGGCACCAGCTGCACCTCCTCCCCCATGGGCGTGAGCGGCTCCAGCTCCAGGCTGGCCAGCACCGGCCGGCCCCACGGCGCCGTGCGCTCCTCCACCACCATGCGCACGCGCCCTTCCTCGTAGCTCAGCGCCGAGTTGCCGATGCGCAGCCGGCGCGGGCTCCCCAGCTCCACCACCGGGTACTCGGTGAGCACCCAGCGGCGCCGAACCCCCTTGTGGTACAGCGCGAAGTTCACCGCGCAGTGCTCCTGCGGCAGCCCTCCGCGCCGGGCCGCCACCGAGTAGCGCGGCGAGAAGAGCGAGCCCACCATGAAGATGAACACCGCGCTGTAGTCTCCCGCCGTCACGTCCGCGTAATACCAACGGTACGTTCCCGGCCCGGAAGGCAGGGGCGGCAGGGCGCTCGACAGGCTCATACCTCGACTCCCCGCAGGTGCTCCGAGGCCATCTCCGCCGCGAAGCTGCCCGATAACATGACCAGCGGCACCCCACCTCCCGGGTGCGTACCCCCACCCGCGAAGAACAGGCCCGGCCTGTTGCCACGAATGCGCGGCCGGCGGAAGGGGCCAAACTTCCCGTGCGGCAGGAAGCCGTAGATGGAGCCCCCGGGCGCACCCTGCGCCGCGAGATCCACCGGCGTGCGCTGCCCCAGCACCCGCACCCGCCCCTGGAGCTCCGGGAAGTGCGCGTACAGCCGCTCGAACATCTGCGCCTTGGCCCGCTCCGCGTTCAACTCCCACCCCTCGGCCGCGCGCTCTGCCCGCGCCAGCCCCGTGGGCAGCGGCGGCGCGTTCACCATCACGAACAGCCCCGTGCGCCCCAGGGGGGCCATGGAGGTGTCCGTCGCCGAGGGGTTGCACACGTACACCGTCGGATCGCTGGCGAGCCTGCCCGTGAACA is a window from the Hyalangium ruber genome containing:
- a CDS encoding glycosyltransferase family 2 protein, producing the protein MSPVAVVGLAWAVLATGFSAVALGRLLRPRRAGGKGTRVPVLLLRPVDAPTERELENLAQPVDYAGALEQVVVSPYRPRLGPGVRWLPSDPPTPNRKVGHLLYALGALRTQGRVVLAVDADVAVTGALVEALAAPVEAGAALSTAAPTPVGARGMVARAVAGLLRHSHHSFLALHAMSAGAKAVCGKALGLSPVAMEELGALGDHIGEDLELARRLHARGLEVALAEVPALVPMEPMGSWRPAVERFTRWMQVLASHRPELYPTVPLLFTPTLPLAALAAVLGSWELAAATGVLVTVRTLLSWRLTVLTRPSPSLPSPGALTVATAWLLGEALLLMAFLRSTWRAGTVTWRGRTYALERGGRMAPVWPELSGGPG
- a CDS encoding lycopene cyclase domain-containing protein, which gives rise to MTYASFLAVFVVLPIAFLAVRYRKTFTARSLLPMGLLLVVVYVATTPWDNMAVKWGLWGFDPERIWGIKLGYLPLEEYLFFGLQTLLVGLWARARLARALEATP
- a CDS encoding lysophospholipid acyltransferase family protein, which translates into the protein MIGAAKGGPLGWLLDGYVGWKFRSTFRGLWVRGALPTGAEGRLVYVNHTSWWDGFVLHQLSRAAGWDAYCLMEEKNLARYRFLSRLGAFSIRPGEAASSLESLRYARELLSRPRAAVCLFPEGELRPFGVLPLKLRRGVELLARVGRAECVPVALRYAFFEHERPDVLVEVGAPHAPGELELFQDNLEAVVRKVAAATSLEGFTRRVSGGSGVAERWDTVRGIRA
- a CDS encoding lycopene cyclase domain-containing protein; its protein translation is MSELLESRWAYLLHLLVWTGPVILVQLFFLARHYKERTGAVLRAVLPPAFIIGGYLSVADHLAISAGIWNFGEGRHLGVYVGKVPLEEVLFFVLTSLLVSLGLALFTALVSAKEARVP
- a CDS encoding MerR family transcriptional regulator, with protein sequence MTLLRIRTIARLTGIREATLRAWERRYGFPRPHRSENNYRAYTREEVENIRRVARHISEGLSVSEAIAQVKTTPVQGLPTGERLSERFWSAVMVMDADELRRVLDEGQASMEVEVYCNGFLLPLLREMGMRLDIAREHLASALIRQRLRALLDSEEQRPEGPRVVLACPARDHHEGGLLALGLHLKRRGWRVTMLGADTPAEALRGACAQVHPELVALSFVRSRDAAEVSEVLTEAMRACAPTQVVVGGPGVREHLKTVFSLGAQYAESADELIALWQQARGASNRT
- a CDS encoding carotenoid 1,2-hydratase, with product MSLSSALPPLPSGPGTYRWYYADVTAGDYSAVFIFMVGSLFSPRYSVAARRGGLPQEHCAVNFALYHKGVRRRWVLTEYPVVELGSPRRLRIGNSALSYEEGRVRMVVEERTAPWGRPVLASLELEPLTPMGEEVQLVPGLPHWWQPMAPRSRARLEVATEGLFAEGLGYHDTNHGEELLGERLPGWHWARTHGERETVVDYVLPEGVAPVRVTAGPRGVLCERSAGLERTPTELTGWGLRVPRQLRTGNTVVGAPRFLESSPFYARVEARQDGWDTLGEVADFRRFHSPLIRWMAHFRTRVESRS
- a CDS encoding MerR family transcriptional regulator, which encodes MAERTHRIHVAARLSGVREELIRAWERRYGVPRPQRTPSGYRMYTDADVEVLKRLKQLTEEGVPISEAVKLLPGREAEPVRRPRQPPVEVSGTAVEGWRARVLQAALAYDQRQVAEVLDEVLAALPPLKAFDEVLAPVQREVGDRWHAGALTVAQEHLVSQVVRARLVSLLHAAPENEGARHAVLACFPEEQHEVGLLGAALRLRHAGLRVTLLGQRVPARDLGQLVAELRPDVVGLSAVMDPGAKAFERQLAELLAALPPDCPVWVGGAAAQAHPEVCERLGARLFQPNDWDALAV